AAAACCGGGCAACAGTGATCAGATCACAGTTGGCCAGATCGCGATTGATCCAGAAAATTATAAGGCCAGCAAGGGTGGCAAACGTCTGCAGTTGACGCCAAAAGAATTTGAGCTACTGGTTTACTTTGCTCAACGTGTTGGCAAGACCTTGTCTCGAGATGCTTTATTGAACGGGGTTTGGGGATTCGATTATCCCGCAGAGACGCGAATGGTGGATATTCAGGTCAGCCATTTACGCGATAAAATTGAAACGGATCCGAAACATCCGGACTATTTAAAGACAGTTCGCGGTTTCGGATACCAAATGGAGGCACCCCATGAATAAACGAATCATTCGGCGTGCACTCATCATTAGTCTGCTATCATTGGCAGGCTTTTTTGTGCTCGTGACAACGGTGAATCAACAAATTGTCCATCAACAAGCGCGTGATCTTCGGCGGGTCGGCCGGACGTATGCGGCCTCGAGTCATGATGGGGTCAATCGGCAAGCATTGGCAGAGTCAGAGGCAGCCTTCATCACGGTCATTCCCAATAATCCGCGGACCACGCGTCAAAAAGTGATGGCTGATGCCTTGCGTGGTAATCGGGATGCAGCGTTTGTAACAACCGTCAACGTGAATGGTCGAACAGAGCAAGCGTATTTATTCCAAAATAAAGGGCAGTGGGTGGCAGTCAGCCGCTTTAAGTCAAGTGTCTGGACAACTGCACCAGAGCAATTCTGGCTCCTAACGCTTGCCTTTGCGGCATTGCTCGCTGCCATTCTCATTTGGCTTTTTCGATCTGAACATCGTTATCAAGAAGCGATTGAAGTCATGAGCCATAATCTAGATCGCATCCGTCGAAAGAAAGACCCAGATCCGGTGATTTTACCGCCTGATTCACCTTTTGTACCAGTTGCTCGCCGCATCAATGCATTGGCCGCTGAACAAGCCCATCTCCGTGAAAAAGTGGCGGTGCGTCAATCAAGTTTTGATCGGTTGATTGATAACTTGCCATTGGGAGTCATGCTGATTGACACCGATAAAGATGTCATCTTGCATAATCACGCCATGTCGCAGCTGCTAGGTCATCAAATCCCGCAGCCCCGACACAGCTACCTTGATGATGTTAAAACTTATGCCTTGGCGCGCATGATCGAACACACTTTTCGCCATGAAAAAGCGCATCATCAGGAACTGACAATTTTGACCACGCAAAAATCCGTTGATGCTTCGGTTATTCCTTTGAATCAAGGCATCAGTCGGTTGCAGGTGCTGGTGATTCTATATGATGTCACTTACTTGCGACAGGTTGAAAAAATGCAACTGGACTTTGTCGGGAATGTCAGCCATGAATTGAAGACCCCAGTCACAGCTATTTCTGGATTTGCAGAGACTTTGCTTGGCGGTGCGAAGAATGATCCGGCGACCTTGGACAGGTTCTTAGGGATTATTTATGACGAGAGCAAGCGATTAACACAATTAATTAATGACATTTTGACCTTGAGTCGACCGGATTCCAACCAAAATGTGGCTGCATCGGTTGCTTTGAAAAAATTGGTCGATGATGCATTGCATAATTTGGCCAAAGTGATTCAAGACAAGCAAATTCGCGTTGAAGTGGCAATTACCCCGGATCTATTGGTCGTGACTGACGAGCGCAAATTGACCCAAATCGTGCGCAACTTATTGAACAACGCAGTCTTCTACAATCGCTTGGCTGGTCATGTCACGATCAGCGCCCAGGTTGTCGATCATCAGCTGTCACTGGCAGTTGCCGACACTGGGATCGGGATTTCTGAGACGGAACAGGCCCGGATCTTCGAACGCTTTTACCGAGTAGATAAGGCTCGCAGTCGTCACAATGGCGGTACCGGTCTCGGTTTAGCGATTGTGGCCGAACTGGTTAAGAGTATGGATGGTCATGTTGCGGTTCACAGCCAAGTAGGGGTTGGGTCAACGTTTACGGTCACTTTGCCTGTGGGTGAGGGCCCGCACAGAGGATGAAAAACTGCAGCCATCATGCCTTTACACAATCTTTACATTCAATGACATGAACATTTACATGTAACTGATAAAATAATTGGAGCTTGAAATGGAGGATTTCGTGTGAAAAAAATTGTGACCCTGTTGAGCCTGCTGTTTTTGCCACTGTTAATCAGTGCTTGCAACAGCAGCAGTCAACAGTCGGGAGAATCGATCACCGCAGTTGGATCAAGTGCCTTACAGCCCTTGGTTGAAGCGGCGGGTGAACAATATCAGACGGAACATTTGGGGGTCTTTATCAACGTCCAAGGCGGCGGGAGTGGCACAGGTTTAAGCCAGATCCAACAAGGTGCTGTGGACATTGGTAATTCGGATCTTTTTGCTGAAGAAAAAGCTGGTATCAAGGCCAAAGCATTGGTTGATCATAAGGTAGCAGTTGTCGGGATCGCCCCGATTGTGAATCCGAAGGTTGGCGTTAAAAACGTCTCGATGGCACAGCTGCAAAAAATCTTTCTTGGTGAAATTACCAACTGGCAGCAGTTGGGCGGCAAAAATGTGCCGATTGTTCTAGTCAATCGAGCGCAAGGCTCAGGCACACGCGCGACTTTTGAAAAATGGGTGATGCAAGGCAAACAGCCAATGGCCGCTCAGGAGCAGGATTCTACCGGGATGGTTCGACAAATTGTCGGCAGTACGCCAGGTGCCATTTCTTATGTGGCGTTTTCGTACATTGATAAAACAGTTCAGGGGCTCTCAGTTGATGGCGTCGCACCCACGGATGCAAATGTCACGACCAATCAATGGCGCATTTGGTCGTACGAACATATGTATACGAAAGGGCAGCCAAAAGGACTCACTAAGAAATTTTTGGCTTATGTGATGTCACCAGCTATTCAGAAGAAGCTTGTTTTGAAAATGGGTTACGTCCCGATGACACAAATGAAAGTGGTTCGGGACGCGAATGGCAAAGTGAGCAAGCAGTAACCTGTGATGTTATCAAGACACGGTCAGATCCGTTGGCTGTGTCAGGTGTCGGACAGAAGCGTGATCTAATCCGGATAGAAACCGATGTTGTGGTCTTCGCCGGGAAGGTTTTAGTTAGAAAGCGCGTTTAGGAGGTCAAGATGGATCCAATTCGGGAAGCAATGCTCAAAAAATCGCGTTCAGCTAAGTTAGAGCAGCGTGGTAAACTGATCAGTTTGCTTTGTATCAGTTTAATTGTGATTGTGGTGGTGGCAATTTTCTTCTTTGTGGCATCGAAAGGACTAGCTACCTTCTTTCAAAACAAGATTAATCTTTGGTCGTTTCTAAGCAAAAGTGTTTGGAATCCGTCAATCAAAGATGCGCACGGCAATCCCGAAGTTGGCGCCTTGCCAATGATCGTCGGTTCGTTTGGTGTGACATTCCTGTCAGCAATTATTGCGACGCCGTTTGCGGTTGGCGCAGGCATTTTTATGACTGAGATTTCCCGTAAATGGGGACAGAAGATTTTGCAACCGGTGATTGAATTGCTGGTTGGGATTCCATCGGTTGTTTATGGGTTCATCGGTCTCTCCGTCATCGTGCCTTTTATTCGCCACATTTTTGGTGGTACTGGGTTCGGGATTTTAGCTGGTACTTTTGTTTTGTTCGTCATGATTTTACCCACTGTGACATCCATGACCGTGGACGCGTTAAAAGCTGTTCCACGACATTATCGTGAAGCGTCATTAGCATTAGGTGCAACACGCTGGCAAACCACGTATCGCGTGGTTCTACGTGCTGCGATTCCGGGAATTCTGACTGGGATTGTGTTTGGGATGGCACGTGCCTTTGGTGAAGCACTGGCGGTTCAGATGGTGATTGGGAACGCAGCGCTTTTACCGAAAAATTTGGTTTCTCCAGCTTCGACACTGACCTCTGTCTTGACGAGTGGTATTGGCAACACAGTTATGGGGTCGCTAGATAACAATGCTTTGTGGTCTCTGGCATTGTTGCTGCTCCTCATGTCGCTAGCCTTTAATCTGCTGATTCGCTGGATCGGGAAGAAAGGGGAGTTGAACAAATGAATCCAAAAGTTGCTGATAAAATCGCAACGACGGTTTTGTATATCGTCTCAGGTATCATCATTATCATCTTGGCTAGCCTTCTTGGATACATTCTATTTCAAGGCTTACCTCACATCTCCTGGCATTTTCTGACAAGTCCGGCTCAAAGCTTTGAGGCTGGCGGCGGGATCGGTATCCAGTTGTTTAACTCCTTTTATCTCCTGCTGCTCGCAATGTTGATTTCCACGCCAATTTCATTGGGTGCAGGGATTTACTTGAGCGAATATGCTAAGAAAAACTGGCTGACCGATGTCATTCGGACGTCCATCGAAATCTTAAGCTCGCTACCTTCCGTGGTGGTTGGTTTATTCGGCTTCTTGATTTTCGTGTTGCAGTTCAAGTTTGGCTTTTCAATTTTATCCGGTGCCTTGGCGCTGACGGTTTTCAACCTGCCGTTGTTAACGCGTAACGTGGAAGACTCGTTGCGTGGAGTTGAGTATGAGCAGCGCGAAGCCGGTCTGGCGCTTGGCTTGTCACGTTGGGAAACTGTCCTGCATGTTGTCATTCCTGAAGCATTGCCAGGTATCATTACTGGGATGATTCTCGGCGCAGGGCGTGTCTTCGGTGAAGCTGCGGCCCTGATTTATACAGCTGGACAAAGTGCGCCAGCGTTGGATTTTACCGACTGGAATCCTGCTAACATCGCAAGTCCGCTTAATCCTTTCCGTCCGGCCGAAACATTAGCCGTGCATATTTGGAAGATCAACTCGGAAGGCATTCAGCCAGATGCCGTTGCCGTCTCGGCCGGTGCAAGTGCGGTCTTGGTTCTAGCTGTTCTGCTGTTTAATCTCGGTGCGCGCTACTTTGGCAATCGCCTGTTCAAAAAAATGACCGCATCCTAATGTGAATACGCACATGCCATTGCAGTGAAGTTGGTGATGGTGGTCATAAAGTTGGCGACAAAACGCTTGGAGGCTCACGATGCAAGAACTTGAAAAATATTCATTAGATGACACTTATATTCGTCCATTCGATCGCGACAAGCAGGAAATTGCGATCGAAACAGAGAATCTACGCGTTTTTTATGGTGAGAATGAAGCCATTCATAATGTCTCTTTACCGTTTGAGCGGTATAAGATTACGGCATTAATCGGCGCCAGCGGTTCAGGGAAGTCGACTTACTTGCGCTCGTTGAATCGCATGAATGATAATATTGAAGGTGCACGTGTCACCGGCAAGATCATGTATCGCAACCTTGATATCAATAGTGACGCGGTGGATGTCTACGAAATGCGTAAGCATATTGGTATGGTCTTTCAGCGGCCTAATCCATTTGCCAAATCTATTTACGACAACATTGCCTTTGCCTTACGTCGATTTGGATTAAAAGACAAGCAAAAACTCGACGAGATAGTTGAAACCAGTTTGAAGCAGGCGGCGCTTTGGGACCAAGTCAAAGATGACTTGAATCAAAGTGGCATGTCACTTTCAGGGGGGCAGGCGCAGCGTTTGTGTATTGCCCGCGCGATTGCGATGAAGCCTGATATTTTGCTGTTAGACGAACCAGCCAGTGCGCTGGATCCGATCTCAACTTCGGCGGTTGAGGATACCTTGATGTCATTGAAGGATAAGTATACGATTATCATCGTCACACACAACATGCAGCAGGCCGCCCGAATCAGTGATTACACGGCGTTCTTCTACAGCGGAACGGCGATCGAATATGACGAAACCCGCAAAATCTTTACCCGGCCTAAGATCAAAGCGACGAACGACTATGTCTCCGGACATTTCGGCTAGGAGGAACACATGGCTGAAGCAAAAAAAATCATTACCAGTTCAAATGTTCATCTTTTTTATGGCAAATTTGAGGCTTTAAAAGGCATCGACCTAGACTTCAATCAGAATGAAATTACGGCGTTAATTGGGCCATCTGGCTGTGGTAAGTCAACGTATTTGCGAACCCTGAATCGGATGAATGATCTCATTCCGGGTGTCACCATCACTGGCAATGTCAGTTTGCGGGGCAATAACATTTATTCGCCCAATGAAGATGTCGTTCAATTGCGAAAACAAGTCGGCATGGTTTTTCAACAACCTAATCCATTTCCTTTTTCGATTTATGAAAATGTCATCTATGGTTTGCGGCTGGCAGGCATTAAGGATAAAGCCGTTTTAGATGAAGCCGTTGAAACCAGTTTGAAGCAGGCAGCAATTTGGGACGAGGTTAAGGATCACTTGCATGAAAGTGCCTTATCATTGTCAGGTGGTCAGCAGCAGCGGGTCTGCATCGCTCGGGTGTTGGCCGTTAAACCGGATGTGATTTTGTTAGACGAACCAACAAGCGCGCTTGATCCGATTTCGAGCACGCAGATCGAAAATATGCTGCTGGAATTGCGTGATCAGTATACGATTATTCTGGTAACTCACAGTATGCACCAGGCCTCGCGGATTTCAGATAAAACGGCTTTCTTCTTGACGGGTAATCTGATTGAATTTGCTGACACAAAACAAATGTTTTTAAATCCAAAGGAAAAGGAAACCGAAGATTACATTACTGGACGCTTCGGATAGGAGGGGTAGTATGCGACGACTTTTTGTTGATGAATTGAACGATCTTCATGTGCGCTTTTCGGAAATGGGGATGATGGTCAACGAGGCCATCTATAAGTCCGTGAAAGCATTCATCAATCACGACAAGGCCCTGGCCCGCGAAGTGATTCATGAAGATAAGCATATCAATGAACGTGAAGTAGATTTGGAAAAACGCAGCTTCGAATTGATTGCACTGCAGCAGCCGGTTACGACTGATTTGCGGGTGATTGTGACGGTCATGAAGGCCAGCTCTGATTTGGAACGGATGGGTGATCATGCGGTATCAATTGCTAAATCTACCATTCGGGTCAAGGGTGAGACCCGGGTTCCTCAAATCGAGGAAGATATCGCTGGCATGGCTGAAGCGGTTAAAGAGATGGTAGAACAGGTTCTGGATGCGTATGTGAAGGAAGATTCTGCTCGCGCCCGCAAGATTGCGCTTGAAGACCATGGGATCAATGACTTTTCATCACGAATCTACAAGGAATGTATTCGGCAGATGCAGGATAATCCAGAAACGGTGATCGGATCCATGGATTACATGCTGGTTTCTTCCTATCTTGAACGAATTGGCGATTATGTCACCAATATCTGTGAATGGATTGTTTATCTCAAAACAGGGAAGATTACTGAATTGAACTCAAACGCTATTGAGGATAAGTTCTGAGAAAATGACGCTCTTGCTGGCTTGCAAGGGTGACTGAAAAAGATTGACATTGATTGTTATTTTGAAAGAGGGATGATTTTTACTTTTGTGAAAATCATCCCTCTTTTGATCTCTCATGGATGACTTACTAATATCTAAAGATCCCGGTGCCAAGGCGGAGCAATCATAGGCTAGATGGGGTTCAGCCGTGCAAACATCATCAGCTCAGCGTTGCCAGCCCCATCTGGCTGGTGACTGTGGATAGATTCCTTTTTGATGAACGCGCTGATGATGTGTCTCATGTCAATAACCAGATGAATAGATGCATTACTTTCAAGCGTCCGTCTTCCGACCCGTTCAAAAATCAACCTTTGGACCTATGCGC
This genomic window from Lacticaseibacillus paracasei subsp. paracasei contains:
- the pnpS gene encoding two-component system histidine kinase PnpS, producing MNKRIIRRALIISLLSLAGFFVLVTTVNQQIVHQQARDLRRVGRTYAASSHDGVNRQALAESEAAFITVIPNNPRTTRQKVMADALRGNRDAAFVTTVNVNGRTEQAYLFQNKGQWVAVSRFKSSVWTTAPEQFWLLTLAFAALLAAILIWLFRSEHRYQEAIEVMSHNLDRIRRKKDPDPVILPPDSPFVPVARRINALAAEQAHLREKVAVRQSSFDRLIDNLPLGVMLIDTDKDVILHNHAMSQLLGHQIPQPRHSYLDDVKTYALARMIEHTFRHEKAHHQELTILTTQKSVDASVIPLNQGISRLQVLVILYDVTYLRQVEKMQLDFVGNVSHELKTPVTAISGFAETLLGGAKNDPATLDRFLGIIYDESKRLTQLINDILTLSRPDSNQNVAASVALKKLVDDALHNLAKVIQDKQIRVEVAITPDLLVVTDERKLTQIVRNLLNNAVFYNRLAGHVTISAQVVDHQLSLAVADTGIGISETEQARIFERFYRVDKARSRHNGGTGLGLAIVAELVKSMDGHVAVHSQVGVGSTFTVTLPVGEGPHRG
- a CDS encoding phosphate ABC transporter substrate-binding protein PstS family protein; the encoded protein is MKKIVTLLSLLFLPLLISACNSSSQQSGESITAVGSSALQPLVEAAGEQYQTEHLGVFINVQGGGSGTGLSQIQQGAVDIGNSDLFAEEKAGIKAKALVDHKVAVVGIAPIVNPKVGVKNVSMAQLQKIFLGEITNWQQLGGKNVPIVLVNRAQGSGTRATFEKWVMQGKQPMAAQEQDSTGMVRQIVGSTPGAISYVAFSYIDKTVQGLSVDGVAPTDANVTTNQWRIWSYEHMYTKGQPKGLTKKFLAYVMSPAIQKKLVLKMGYVPMTQMKVVRDANGKVSKQ
- the pstC gene encoding phosphate ABC transporter permease subunit PstC, which codes for MDPIREAMLKKSRSAKLEQRGKLISLLCISLIVIVVVAIFFFVASKGLATFFQNKINLWSFLSKSVWNPSIKDAHGNPEVGALPMIVGSFGVTFLSAIIATPFAVGAGIFMTEISRKWGQKILQPVIELLVGIPSVVYGFIGLSVIVPFIRHIFGGTGFGILAGTFVLFVMILPTVTSMTVDALKAVPRHYREASLALGATRWQTTYRVVLRAAIPGILTGIVFGMARAFGEALAVQMVIGNAALLPKNLVSPASTLTSVLTSGIGNTVMGSLDNNALWSLALLLLLMSLAFNLLIRWIGKKGELNK
- the pstA gene encoding phosphate ABC transporter permease PstA, which produces MNPKVADKIATTVLYIVSGIIIIILASLLGYILFQGLPHISWHFLTSPAQSFEAGGGIGIQLFNSFYLLLLAMLISTPISLGAGIYLSEYAKKNWLTDVIRTSIEILSSLPSVVVGLFGFLIFVLQFKFGFSILSGALALTVFNLPLLTRNVEDSLRGVEYEQREAGLALGLSRWETVLHVVIPEALPGIITGMILGAGRVFGEAAALIYTAGQSAPALDFTDWNPANIASPLNPFRPAETLAVHIWKINSEGIQPDAVAVSAGASAVLVLAVLLFNLGARYFGNRLFKKMTAS
- the pstB gene encoding phosphate ABC transporter ATP-binding protein PstB; amino-acid sequence: MQELEKYSLDDTYIRPFDRDKQEIAIETENLRVFYGENEAIHNVSLPFERYKITALIGASGSGKSTYLRSLNRMNDNIEGARVTGKIMYRNLDINSDAVDVYEMRKHIGMVFQRPNPFAKSIYDNIAFALRRFGLKDKQKLDEIVETSLKQAALWDQVKDDLNQSGMSLSGGQAQRLCIARAIAMKPDILLLDEPASALDPISTSAVEDTLMSLKDKYTIIIVTHNMQQAARISDYTAFFYSGTAIEYDETRKIFTRPKIKATNDYVSGHFG
- the pstB gene encoding phosphate ABC transporter ATP-binding protein PstB, with the translated sequence MAEAKKIITSSNVHLFYGKFEALKGIDLDFNQNEITALIGPSGCGKSTYLRTLNRMNDLIPGVTITGNVSLRGNNIYSPNEDVVQLRKQVGMVFQQPNPFPFSIYENVIYGLRLAGIKDKAVLDEAVETSLKQAAIWDEVKDHLHESALSLSGGQQQRVCIARVLAVKPDVILLDEPTSALDPISSTQIENMLLELRDQYTIILVTHSMHQASRISDKTAFFLTGNLIEFADTKQMFLNPKEKETEDYITGRFG
- the phoU gene encoding phosphate signaling complex protein PhoU — protein: MRRLFVDELNDLHVRFSEMGMMVNEAIYKSVKAFINHDKALAREVIHEDKHINEREVDLEKRSFELIALQQPVTTDLRVIVTVMKASSDLERMGDHAVSIAKSTIRVKGETRVPQIEEDIAGMAEAVKEMVEQVLDAYVKEDSARARKIALEDHGINDFSSRIYKECIRQMQDNPETVIGSMDYMLVSSYLERIGDYVTNICEWIVYLKTGKITELNSNAIEDKF